From the genome of Bradyrhizobium sp. ORS 278:
CGAACTCATTGTGCAGCCAGTAGTTCGCCATCACCGAGGTGCCATGGGCGCAGCGCGACTGCGCAATCTCGTTCTCATGATGCGGGAAGATCAGGTCGAGCCCGCCGCCATGGATGTCGAAGACGTCGCCGAGATAGGCCGCGCTCATCGCCGAGCATTCGATGTGCCAGCCGGGGCGGCCTCGCCCCCACGGGCTGTCCCAGCCCGGCTCGTCCGCCGACGACTGCTTCCACAGCACGAAGTCGGCGGGGTTCTTCTTGTGCGCATCGACCGCAACGCGCGCGCCGGCGAGTTGATCTTCGAGCTTGCGACCCGATAGCGCGCCATAGTCCGGCATCGAGCGGGTGTCGAACAGCACCTCGCCGCCGGCTTCATACGCATGGCCGCGCGCGATCAACTGCTCGATCAAGGTCACCATATCCGCCTTGCCGTCGGGACGCGGCAGAACGAAGTCGGTCGCGCGCGGCTCGAAGGTCGGCGGCAGACTGCCAAGCGCCGCCGTGTCGCTGTGGAACTGATTGGCCGTCACCTCGGTGACCTTCCGGATCGCCTCGTTCAGCGGCAGGCCGGGATAGTCGCGCGCGGCGCGCGCGTTGATCTTGTCGTCCACGTCGGTGATGTTGCGGACATAGGTCACGTGCTCGGCGCCATAGATGCGGCGCAGCAGGCGGAACAGCACGTCGAAGACGATCACGGGCCGCGCGTTGCCGATATGGGCGAAGTCGTAGACCGTAGGTCCGCAGACATACATGCGGACATTGTTCGGATCGAGCGGCACGAAGGGGCGCTTCTCCCGCGACGCGGTGTCGTACAAACGCAAGTCCATGGTCAGTCCCCGAATGCCTCAGTCCCGAATGCCTGCGTCTCGCCGGACGAGACGCAGCGGGTGTCCTCCGCCAGATGACGGCCCGGATGAAGGGCGGCCACGGCAAAAAGCGCGCTTCCGACCTGCCGGCCGGGCGTCCTGATCATCTCTGTTGAGAAAAGACGGCCTCAGCCAGCGAATCGCTAGCGCGTAATCTCGCGGTAAATGCAGCAGATGGCGAGGAAACCGTTCATGAGTTTCACCATGATCCAGCAGATTGTTGCCGTCAAGAGCCGCAAATCGGCCGTTTTCGCCGCCCAAATCGACCCGCCCTGCCTCATGGTTAATCATTTTTAACCCTTTTCGCCTAACCATGGGTTGTCTCCTCCATCGACCGGTGCACCATGCGATTCTCCTCGGGCCTTTTCGCCTGCTGCGTCCTCCTTGCCGCCGCCACCACCGCTGCGGCCGAAAGCCGAATCTTCATCATCGCCAACGAGGCCGACGGCTACGGCGTCGACCAGTGCCTGGCCAAGGGCGACAAATGCGGCGCCTCGGCCGCCCGGTCCTACTGCCAATCACGCGATTTTGCGCAGGCCTCCTCCTATCGCCGGGTCGACCCCGATGAAATCACGGGATCGGTGCCGAAAGCCGGTGCAAACTGCAGCCATAGCGGCTGCAGCGAGTATGTCGCGATCACCTGCCAGCGCTGAGGCCCTGGGGAACGGCTGTTCCCGCCTCCCCAATGCCCCGGATTGGACGTGACGATGCCCGACAAAGCGGCTATGGGATGCCCGCCGCTGCCGCGATTTTTCCGAATTCTGTGCTAGCCCCGCGGCAGCACCCATGGACCGGAATACCGCATCTTGATCGCATCCTTGTCTCCGCGCCTGTTGGCCTGCACTGCCCTGCTCGGACTGTCCCTGACCGGCTCGCATGCCCTGGCGCAGTCCAACTCCGATTCCTATGCGCAGATGGCCCCGGGCCAGCCCGGACAGCAGGCCGGCGTCAATCCGATCTGTCCGCGGCTCGAGGCCCAGCTCGCCTCGATCGATCGCAGCGGTGGTGATCCCGCGCGCGACGAGCAGATCCGGCGCTATCAGGACGCCGCCGCCAAGCAGCAGGCCGAACTCGATCGCGTAAGCCAGCAGGCCAAGCGCACGGGTTGCGACAGCCCCGGCTTCTTTTCGATCTTCAACGGCCGCGCGGCCGAGTGCCAGCCGATCAACAACCAGATCCAGCAG
Proteins encoded in this window:
- the cysS gene encoding cysteine--tRNA ligase; protein product: MDLRLYDTASREKRPFVPLDPNNVRMYVCGPTVYDFAHIGNARPVIVFDVLFRLLRRIYGAEHVTYVRNITDVDDKINARAARDYPGLPLNEAIRKVTEVTANQFHSDTAALGSLPPTFEPRATDFVLPRPDGKADMVTLIEQLIARGHAYEAGGEVLFDTRSMPDYGALSGRKLEDQLAGARVAVDAHKKNPADFVLWKQSSADEPGWDSPWGRGRPGWHIECSAMSAAYLGDVFDIHGGGLDLIFPHHENEIAQSRCAHGTSVMANYWLHNEFVQVEGAKMSKSLGNFVTIRDLLADWPGEVLRLNMLKMHYRSPADWTVKGLEESAKTLDDWYRVAADAPGEQPEPAIINALLDDINTPLMIAELHALRARAASGSEVDRAAFAGSLRYFGFLSETATLWEARKQQAKGVDAAEVEGLIAERTAARARKDFKESDRLRDELAAMGVVLKDGKGADGKPVTTWEIAR